TCACACCGGGGACCGCCGGCCCGGAACGTGAGCGTGCGGGTGCAGGCGGTCGACGCGGAGTCGGGGCTAGTCGAGACCACCCGGACCGTTCGGGTGGGCGACCTGAGCGACGAGCGCGAAGTGGCGGTGCCGACGACCCTGACCGTCGAGCGCGAGGGCGGGTATCGGGTCCGCGCCGTCGTCTACCGCGACGGCCAACGGGTCGACAGCGGGGGGCGCGAACTCCGCGGCCTCGACGCCCTCCAGCCGCCGTACGCCCGGAGCGACGTGGGGTTCGCCGCGGCGGACGCCCTCCCGCCCGTCTCCTTCTCCGTCGCGGAGACGAGCGGGAACCGGACGACGCTCGCCCTCCAGATGGCGCTGACGAACGCGGGCGACGACCAGCCGGAGGACCTGCGCGTCACGGTGACGCTCCGACAGGCCGACTCGAACATCGTCGCCAACCGCACCTCGGTGCCGGTGGGGTCGATCCGCCCCGGCCGCACGGAGACGGCCGAGACGCGGCTGACCGTCCCGACGGGCTACAACTACTACATCGACGCCGTCCTCTGGAAGGACGGCGTCGTCGTCGACAGCGCCCGCGGGGCGGCGAACCTCGACCCGACGGAGACCATCAGCGTCAACGAGACGCGACGCGACGTGGAACTGCGCGTGAGCGACTTCACCCGCGGCGACGGGGAGCGCGACCGGCCCGTGCCGGAGGCGACGGGCGAACCCGCCGCCGGCGGGTCGGCGCCCGGCTTCGGCGTCGGCGTCGCCGTCGTCGCGCTCCTCGCCGCGGCCCTGCTCGCACGGAGGACGAGCCAATGAGTGAGACCGACACCACCCCCGAGAGTGAGAGTACCGCTACCGACGCGGACGAAGACGAAGGTCGCGGCGAGCGCGTCCGGCGGTACGCCAACTACGCCGTGTTGCTCGTCCTCGGCATCCTCGCCTTCGTCGCCGTGATCCAACTGTATCTCAGCGTCTCGAACGCCATCCGGACGTGGATCGAGCCGGAGTACCGGTCGCTGTTTCAGGCGGCCTTCAACCTCGTCGTCCTGCTCGCGGCGGGGCTCGGCATCTCGTACCAGCTCCGACGGCTGTACGGCTAGGTGACGGCCACCCACGCGAGAAACACGGCGATGCCGCCGAGCCCCGTGCTGAGGACGGCGTGGACCCGGAGTTGGTCCAGCAGGTCGTGGGCGTCGCCGGTGACCGTCAGGAGTTCGTGTACGTCGCTCCCGATCTCGCATCGCGGCAGGAAGTCCATGGCGACGTGGAGGAAGATGCCGGCGGCGAAGCCGAAGACGACGCCACGGACCGCGGGGGCGGCCGGGAGCTGGATCAGGCTAGAGACGATGGCCGCGATGCCGACGCCCGCCGCGGGCAGGAGGAGGACGGTCGGATCGCGGTCGTTCGAGACGAGGCGCCGGGCGGCCGCGTAGCCCGCCGGCCCCTTGTGGGAGACGATGGCGAGGCCGAGGATCGGCCCGAGGCTCGGCATGTTGCCGTAGACGATGCCGATGATCAGCCCCGCCGAGAAGGCGTGTGCCGAGAGTTCGGCGACGGTGCGATCCAAGGGCAAGTCGTAGTGGGCGAGGCGGTGCCCGACGGTGTGGCCGGCAAAGCCCACCAGCAGGCCGAGCGCGACGCCGAAGCCGCCGAAGTTGGCGTCGTGGGCGATGGCCTGCGGGACGAGGAAGACGGCGGCGCTGGTGATCATCGCCCCGGCGGCGAGGCCGTAGCCCCACACGAGCGCCCACGACCGGTCGCCGAGGGTACGTCGCCCGAGCGGAATCCCAAGTGCCATCGCGGCGAAGGCGACCCACGAGATACTGAGAAGTTTCCACGCGCCGACGGTCGCCGCGAGGCCGGAGAGGAGGATCAGGGCGCCGGCCGCGGCCAGACCGGCGACGGAAGGTCGACTCATATTAACAACGATACGGTAGCAATTAATAATACGTTCGGTTCGGCTACCGGGTAGCCGACTTCCACGCGCGCAAGTCCAGAATCTCGCCGTTCACGTCCTCGGCGTCGCGGGCCGCCCACACGAACATCAGCGCGACATCGTCCGGGTCGCGGCCCTTGCCGCCGCTGAGGTCCGTGGCGACGTAGCCGGGATCGACGACGGCGACTGACCCGTCGATGTCGGCCGCGAAGCCCCGAACCAGCGCCTCGGCGCCCGCCTTCGAGACGGCGTAGGCGCCCATTCCCGGCGTCGACTCGCGCGCGACGCTCCCCGAGGGAACGAGGATACGGGCGTCCGGTGCGAGATGCGGGAGCGCCTCCCGGACCGTCGCGAAGACGCCGCGGAGGTTCGTCCGCATCGTGTCGTCGAAGCGCGTGTACGACTCCTCCGCCAGCGGACTCTCGCCGGGCGGGCCGTGGTTGACGGCGGCGTTCGCCACCACGGCGTCGATGGCTCCCTCGCTCGCGGCCGTCTCCATCAGCCGTTCCACGTCGAACTCGTCGCGAACGTCGGCCCGAACCGGCGTCACCGACCCGGCAGCGGACTCGACGACCGACTCCAACTCCTCCAGCGTCCGGGCACAGCAGGTGACGGTGGCGCCCGCGTCGGCGAACGCCCGCACGACGCTCGCACCGATTCCCCGACTCGCACCCGTGACGACGACGTTCGTTCCATCCATACGCTCCGTTGGGTCGGAAGCCGCATGAACCCACGGACGGGACGGCCGTGAAGTGTGTGAACCTTCGTCAATAACGGATGTTAATTTGCTATTTGGAAACTTTACTTCGGAATTTTTAATTCTTTCGGGCTCCCAATCGGATACATGAGCAAGACACCTGCATCCAAGCAACAGTCGGACGACCAGTACTACCTCCCGGGCGTCTCGGTTTCCGCCACTCCCGGTCCCGTCGAGCGGTTCCTGACGCGCCTGTTCCGGCGCCGTGGCCGGTTCTGATAGGGGTATCGTAACGCGCCTGAGATTCTCGCCGGATCGCTCCGGCGCGGATCGACGACGACGCCCTACAGCGCCCCGACCGATTTCTGACCGTTTTTATCCGTCCATCCCCGAGCGTGGAGATGAACGTTCGTGCGTTCGATCCGCTCCACGTCGTCGCGGCGCATCTGGTCGTTCTCGTCGCCGTCCTCCATCTCGCACTCGGCGTCAGTAACTGGCTGACCTACCTGAGCGCGGGCATCGTCTTCCCGCCCGACCTGCGGTGGCCGCTCTTCGTCGTCTCGGGACTCGCCCTCGTCGGCGGGTTGCTGGCCGCCGTCGCCGGCGCGGACCGTCGGCCGCTCTACGTCGGCGGCGTCGCCCTGATGGTCGTCTACGTCGTCGGCTACTTCGCGTGGCACGCGAGCGGCCACCGGCCACTCTTTTTCGTCGGCCCCGGCACCCACCACGGCGGCTCGACGCTCGCGTCTCTGGGTGCCCACGTCGTCGCCGGTCCCGTCGAGACGCTCGCGCTCGCGTCCGAGACGGCGCTCGCGGGGCTGCTCGCGTACTTCCTGTATCGCGAGTAGCGCATCTGCACCCGTGACGCGAACGCGACGTACGCTTTTGTCGGCGGTCGGTGAAGGAGTCGTATGGACCCGTTCGTCGTGGTCGGCGGCGACGCCGCCGGACTGAGCGCCGCGAGCAAGTGCAGACGCGAGAGCGACCGCGAAGTGATCGTCTTCGAGAAGGGGCAGTGGATCTCCTACGCCCACTGCGGGACGCCCTACTTCGTCGAGGGGTCGGTCGACCGGCTGACCGACCTGCTCTCGCTCTCGCCGGCCGAGGCCGAAGCGCGCGGCATCGACCTGCGTCGCGGTCACGAAGTCGTCTCGGTCGACGCCGAGGACCGGACCGTCACCGTCCGCGCCGACGGCGAGCGATTCGAACAGCCGTACGCGGAGTTGCTCGTCGCGACGGGCGCCAGCGCGGCGGCCGGGCCGTTCGACCGCTCCCTCGACGGGGTCTTCAGCCTCCACGGCCTCGACGATGCCGCGGCCATCGACGCCTACCTCGCCGCGCCCGACGACTACGACCCGGCCCGCCTCGGCGACGGTCCCGTCGACCGCGACCGCGTCGACCACAACGCCGCGCTCGAACCGCCGGAGCGGGCCGCCATCGTCGGCGGCGGCTACGTCGGCGTCGAGATGGCCGAAGCGCTCTCTGCCCGCGGCGTCGACGTCCACCTCTACCAGCGCTCCGCCCACCTCCTCACCCCCTTCGGCGCGGCGGTCGGCGAGCGGGTCGAATCGACCCTCCGCGACCACGGTGTCACGGTCCACACCGACACCGAAGTCGACGCACTCGTCGGCGACGAACGCGTCGCGGCCCTGCGCATCGACGGCGACGAGCGCCCGGTCGACGTGGCGATACTCGGTGTCGGCATCCGCCCCAACACGGCCCTCCTCGA
This window of the Haloplanus rubicundus genome carries:
- a CDS encoding DUF7490 domain-containing protein produces the protein MRRETALAAGAAGVALLAVVAAVVVPGALADPSADRPVRPGPVDITDMEIAATDVTGSTVTLNVTTRLSHRGPPARNVSVRVQAVDAESGLVETTRTVRVGDLSDEREVAVPTTLTVEREGGYRVRAVVYRDGQRVDSGGRELRGLDALQPPYARSDVGFAAADALPPVSFSVAETSGNRTTLALQMALTNAGDDQPEDLRVTVTLRQADSNIVANRTSVPVGSIRPGRTETAETRLTVPTGYNYYIDAVLWKDGVVVDSARGAANLDPTETISVNETRRDVELRVSDFTRGDGERDRPVPEATGEPAAGGSAPGFGVGVAVVALLAAALLARRTSQ
- a CDS encoding ZIP family metal transporter, whose product is MSRPSVAGLAAAGALILLSGLAATVGAWKLLSISWVAFAAMALGIPLGRRTLGDRSWALVWGYGLAAGAMITSAAVFLVPQAIAHDANFGGFGVALGLLVGFAGHTVGHRLAHYDLPLDRTVAELSAHAFSAGLIIGIVYGNMPSLGPILGLAIVSHKGPAGYAAARRLVSNDRDPTVLLLPAAGVGIAAIVSSLIQLPAAPAVRGVVFGFAAGIFLHVAMDFLPRCEIGSDVHELLTVTGDAHDLLDQLRVHAVLSTGLGGIAVFLAWVAVT
- a CDS encoding FAD-dependent oxidoreductase, which produces MDPFVVVGGDAAGLSAASKCRRESDREVIVFEKGQWISYAHCGTPYFVEGSVDRLTDLLSLSPAEAEARGIDLRRGHEVVSVDAEDRTVTVRADGERFEQPYAELLVATGASAAAGPFDRSLDGVFSLHGLDDAAAIDAYLAAPDDYDPARLGDGPVDRDRVDHNAALEPPERAAIVGGGYVGVEMAEALSARGVDVHLYQRSAHLLTPFGAAVGERVESTLRDHGVTVHTDTEVDALVGDERVAALRIDGDERPVDVAILGVGIRPNTALLDGTGVDRGPSGAIKTDDYGRTSLPAVYAAGDVATARHAVTGAETWVPLGLTANRAGRAIGSTVAGDPTPVGDVAGTAVVKAFDLECGRVGLVDESAAADAGFDPVSETITAGSRSGYYPGNEETTVTLVADRTTGRTLGGSIVGRDRAAVRIDTLATAIEADLTVAELERLDLAYAPPFSPVWDPVLVAAKVVNGQLSE
- a CDS encoding SDR family oxidoreductase — its product is MDGTNVVVTGASRGIGASVVRAFADAGATVTCCARTLEELESVVESAAGSVTPVRADVRDEFDVERLMETAASEGAIDAVVANAAVNHGPPGESPLAEESYTRFDDTMRTNLRGVFATVREALPHLAPDARILVPSGSVARESTPGMGAYAVSKAGAEALVRGFAADIDGSVAVVDPGYVATDLSGGKGRDPDDVALMFVWAARDAEDVNGEILDLRAWKSATR